The Candidatus Campbellbacteria bacterium genome includes a window with the following:
- a CDS encoding YhjD/YihY/BrkB family envelope integrity protein, giving the protein MRLLVSVKNIVTKAAKVFLQFRIAERSAALAYFALFALAPILILITSLASIFVFGSFAQSGIEEFFLRYFGSGASVFFEQVIERADNLTVDIAVAVAGFLLVVFAATGFFRALQRSLFEVFSVSIEGNSTTKNILYNNLYSSTYMIIFLFFIIGLFVARLVLTTGIELAENFFDYNVSGATIRALSAILVLVLLSLFLGGSYRFFSRRSVTWLDSFIGGFAASVLILLLNNLLGLYFAFSEALLLYGAASFLVAILLWLYLFSMIILIGALISRYVSRL; this is encoded by the coding sequence ATGAGACTGTTAGTTTCAGTGAAGAATATTGTTACAAAGGCAGCGAAAGTTTTTCTCCAATTTAGGATCGCTGAAAGATCTGCCGCGCTCGCGTATTTCGCTCTTTTCGCGTTGGCGCCGATATTAATTCTAATTACTTCATTAGCCAGTATATTTGTGTTTGGTTCGTTTGCTCAGTCTGGTATCGAAGAATTCTTTCTTAGATATTTTGGAAGCGGAGCCAGTGTGTTTTTTGAACAAGTGATCGAGAGAGCCGATAATTTAACAGTTGATATTGCGGTAGCGGTTGCCGGTTTTCTCTTGGTTGTATTCGCGGCGACAGGATTTTTCCGGGCTTTGCAAAGATCTCTTTTTGAAGTTTTTTCAGTTTCGATTGAAGGAAATTCGACAACAAAGAACATTCTCTACAACAACCTCTATTCTTCGACCTATATGATCATTTTTCTCTTTTTTATAATAGGTCTTTTCGTAGCGAGACTTGTTTTAACTACAGGTATAGAATTAGCTGAAAATTTCTTTGATTACAATGTGTCGGGTGCAACAATTAGAGCACTGAGCGCTATATTGGTATTAGTTTTACTTAGCTTGTTTTTGGGAGGTTCATATAGATTTTTTTCGAGGCGTAGCGTAACGTGGCTGGATTCATTTATTGGTGGATTCGCGGCCTCTGTACTTATCTTATTACTGAATAATTTGCTCGGGTTGTATTTTGCGTTCTCTGAGGCCTTACTTCTATACGGCGCGGCGAGCTTTTTGGTGGCTATACTGTTATGGCTCTATCTCTTTTCAATGATCATTTTAATAGGAGCTCTTATCTCTCGTTATGTATCAAGGTTATAA
- a CDS encoding RNA-binding protein produces MNKKLYVGGIPWASTNEELQEAFEKAGTVESATILTDKVTGRSRGFGFVEMSTAEEAQAALDMWNGQEFGGRVLKVDFAKPIENRE; encoded by the coding sequence AAAAGCTATATGTTGGCGGTATCCCTTGGGCTTCAACAAACGAAGAACTCCAGGAGGCCTTTGAAAAGGCTGGAACCGTTGAATCAGCTACTATCCTTACGGATAAAGTAACTGGTCGATCACGTGGATTTGGTTTTGTTGAAATGTCTACCGCAGAGGAAGCACAAGCCGCACTGGATATGTGGAATGGACAGGAATTCGGTGGACGAGTGCTAAAGGTTGATTTTGCAAAGCCAATCGAGAACAGGGAGTAA
- the ytxJ gene encoding bacillithiol system redox-active protein YtxJ: protein MRLIETKEDLFVALADSYDSVILILKTSNICGQSKRAYEKFKDLEKKYKEIESQMFVLVVQDAKGVSDYISETFGIVHESPQAIVIRNEDVIYYEDHAKIDIEKTTHLLKEKTPANGNYEET, encoded by the coding sequence ATGCGATTAATAGAAACCAAAGAAGATCTTTTTGTCGCCTTAGCGGATTCATATGATTCGGTAATTTTGATCCTTAAAACCAGTAACATTTGCGGGCAGAGTAAGAGAGCTTATGAAAAGTTTAAAGACTTGGAGAAAAAGTACAAAGAAATAGAAAGCCAAATGTTCGTGCTTGTCGTACAGGACGCAAAGGGAGTATCTGACTATATTAGCGAGACATTTGGGATAGTGCATGAATCACCACAAGCTATAGTGATACGAAATGAAGATGTAATTTATTACGAAGATCACGCTAAAATAGATATAGAAAAGACCACTCATCTTTTGAAAGAAAAAACGCCAGCCAACGGCAACTATGAAGAGACATAA